A genome region from Tenebrio molitor chromosome 4, icTenMoli1.1, whole genome shotgun sequence includes the following:
- the LOC138129377 gene encoding golgin subfamily A member 6-like protein 22: MVIVAKSEREMKEMMRNLEKYVRKKKLEVNVEKTKMMVFSKRKRKNEESEWKWEVSKIERVSEFKYLGYTFNERATVRAQVREVVRKANKVVGCVWGIGERMWGGEFGRRMMMFESMVESVLMYGAEIWGWKEREEVERVQEKYLRWVLGVDRETPGYIAREECKRSKLRVKAGKRAAKFEDRMGGREECRILTECYREKKKNADEKEREKYCRRNGYAREEVERMRAEGRWMCAELSERDRDTDKQERRERIKEARYNREYERCVTEEVPVYLGRESTKERKMMARFRCGNEERENKYRMEEEERMCRMCREERETIEHMWRGCGEMREREEKERGEILNEDGREIGWMKEVWKRRERIEKERGGE; encoded by the coding sequence ATGGTGATTGTGGCaaagagtgagagagagatgaaagaaatgatgaggAACCTGGAAAAGTATGTGAGAAAGAAAAAGCTGGAAGTGAATGTAGAGAAGACAAAAATGATGGTGTTCAGcaagagaaagaggaagaatGAGGAGAGCGAGTGGAAGTGGGAAGTAAGCAAGATAGAAAGAGTGAGCGAGTTTAAGTACCTGGGCTACACCTTCAACGAGAGGGCCACAGTCAGGGCGCAAGTGAGAGAGGTAGTGAGGAAGGCGAACAAGGTAGTTGGATGTGTgtggggaataggagagagaatgTGGGGAGGCGAGTTCgggaggagaatgatgatgttcgAGAGCATGGTGGAGAGCGTACTGATGTACGGAGCAGAGATatggggatggaaggaacgGGAGGAGGTGGAGAGGgtgcaagagaaatatttgagatgggtgctaggagtggacagagaaacacCAGGGTACATAGcgagggaagagtgcaagaggagCAAGCTGAGAGtaaaagcgggaaagagagcggcaaagttcGAGGACAGAATGGGCGGAAGGGAAGAATGCAGGATACTGACTGAGTGCtatagagaaaagaaaaagaacgcggatgagaaggagagagagaagtactgtaggaggaacgggtatgccagagaggaagtggaaagaatgagagcggaaggaagatggatgtgtGCGGAGCTGAGCGAGAGGGACAGAGATACGGACAAGCAGGagagaagggagagaatcaaagaagcgaggtacaacagggagtatgaaAGGTGCGTGACAGAGGAGGTTCCGGTGTATCTGGGGAGAGAGAGCacgaaagaaaggaaaatgatggcgagatttagatgtgggaacgaaGAGAGAGAAAATAAGTACAGGATGGAGGAGGAGGAAAGAATGTGCAGGATGTGccgtgaggagagagagacgatcgagcacatgtggagAGGATGCGGTGAAATGAGAGAAAGGGAGGaaaaggaacggggagaaatactgaacgaagacggaagagagataggatggatgaaagaggtatggaagaggagggaaaggatagagaaggagaggggtggggaataa